AGTCCCTTATGCAAATATCAAGGGAATGGGACGGACGCGCTGACACCCTCACGGTTCACCTATTAAACACACAATAATTGACACCAAGCAAAAAACTATTTtggtatatttagaaaaaaaaatttaataaaataactgcagtaaGGTTTAATAAGATAATTGTGGTTGTTATGTATGTTGACCCAATACTGTTTTTAACAGACTTAAAAAGAAGAAGCGTTTTCTAGAAATCCAGAAAATTGAATACATTCCCTGATGTTaagtctgaaaaacaaaaaagaaatgtaatcaacaaaacaacaaagtttAATATGAAAGCAGCAGCACTGCACTGTGTATATGAAAAGCACAACACCAAACTCCGGCAGGGGGCTTTGGAGACCACTCTCAATGACACTGAGCACTTTCTCCGGCCTGCCGGTTTATAATATGGCAACTCCCATGTTGTTTCAGGAAATTGTCGGTGCGTTGAGGAAGTGAGGTTTTGTGTTCGCCCTTCGGAACAGGTCTGCCGTAGACAGACAGCATTAATACAACATGTCAAGAAACACAAGAATAGCGCTAATATTTGGGGGCTTTGTGACAGCAGTAGGAGCTGCATTCTACCCTATATTTTTTCATCCTCTAACACACGAAAGTGAATACAGTAAGTTTAATCTCCGCACGCTGTTGGTGCGTACACTGCCATGTTTGTTAGAATAGCATACACTTTaatataaacaaaccttttttgtaatttagagagagagagacagacattaGCGGTCTTCTTATATTTAATGAGGTCGCAACATTTATTTGACCTACTGCAGCAAGTGCCGATAATGTCCAAATTTAAATACGATATTTACCCATTCTTTAaacttttattactgtgttttatgaATGTTAGATAGAGGATGCATTGTGACTGTGTGTGGtatatagttttaatatttaGGAGAATGGTccagttttaatatttaataaattcatTCTGGTATTATTTTACATGGCGGACCTTTACTTTGTGTCAACAGGCTGTGCTTCGACGCGGATTCATTTCGAatcctgtttatggcctcttcacaGCGGTCTTGTTTTTAGATGTTTTGAGTTGTGTCTGTCAATTTGCAGGCTCTGTTTTGTGCCGTGGTAAGGAAGGAGATACAGGCTGTTTGGATAAGTTACACAAGCAGATCAGTAACTGGCATTTCTCAAGGAAATcggagtccaaatcaaaacatcaaTAGTCTTTTTCAGTAGTTTCAGACATCTATAAAACGCGTGACAGTTGCAGTACTATATTGTTTGAACTACCAAAGCTAAGCTCcctcctgaatttcagcagcacaacACTAtactggaatgtaaacaaagaccCATTCGTAACCAGCCCCAGTATGCATGTTATCCCACTCGAACTGAGTAAACCTACAAACGCTTGTGGTATAAACATCCTCTCGGGATGCATATCCCTGCCATGGTACATGCAGTCATGATGTAAAACACTTACATTTGTTTAGCATATGAACCACTTGAACTATTGTGATGAAAAGGCCTGTAAAGTCATCTGTAATATCTGTTTGTCTGCCTATATTTAGGGAAGCACTCAATTATGATGACAGGGTCTGGACATACCTCAGCTCAAACTATTGacagtatattatataaatatcatTACACGTTAAGTTGTTGTCTGAAATGCTTCCTTTactaatttttctttttaaatttgcaaaaagaaaaGGTGCAGCATGTGAACAGAGCCGGAATCAATCAAGCAGACATCCAGCCGCCAGGTATGTGATGAACATTTCCGATACTTTCAGAGTAGACAgactgtttttttcatttctgagtGAAACTCAATGTGAAAAGTTTGAGTGGTCTGTACTGCATACAGAGCTACTGTGCATTttctacagtacatacagcaTTCCCTCATAGTTTATACTCAACACATCAAGAGAAAGTGCACTGAAGCTAAGTTGTGCGTTTACTAGCCCTGGTTCTTATAAGGACATTTGGAAGTTAGTGATTGACCCTTCAGGAAACAATGGGTCCACCTTTGATATGTATGCACATACCACCTAGATACTGAAACATAAAATAGGGCATAAGTAATCATTAAACTGCTAACAAACACCTCCACTTGTGAGTAAAAAGCCTCGGACATTATGCTCTGCCATTTGTATATAGCACCTTGATAAATCGccccaaagcactttacatagatgaaaacactgacaaatattaaaagaaggaaaaataagTGATTAAAACAATGAGATAGCGCAAGAAAGGGAATAAATGTATTAGTATAATGTATTAatcacgatttaaaaaaaaaaaaaaaaagttaatcttgatttaacaaatt
The sequence above is a segment of the Polyodon spathula isolate WHYD16114869_AA chromosome 2, ASM1765450v1, whole genome shotgun sequence genome. Coding sequences within it:
- the smim20 gene encoding small integral membrane protein 20 isoform X1 is translated as MSRNTRIALIFGGFVTAVGAAFYPIFFHPLTHESEYKKVQHVNRAGINQADIQPPGVKIWSDPYKSK
- the smim20 gene encoding small integral membrane protein 20 isoform X2, with translation MSRNTRIALIFGGFVTAVGAAFYPIFFHPLTHESEYSAACEQSRNQSSRHPAARC